The following is a genomic window from Planctomycetia bacterium.
CGGCGCGAAGAGCGGATCGCCTTCGCCACGTCCCCCTCGGTGTTGGCGACGAGCCAGGCGTATTCGTTGTAGTCGTTGGCCTCCGCCTGCCCGGCGTCGCCGATCCGTTCGTCGATCCGCCCGGCCGCCCGGGCCACCCGCGCCGCCGCCTCCGCCTTCTGCGGCGGCGTGCCGGCGAGGCGATAGAGCGCGATCAGGGAGTCGACGTCCAGCGGCGCATGCCGCAGCGCCTGCTCCAGCAACCTGCGCTGGCCGGCCCCATCCCCGCGGGCGGCGGCGCCGCAGGCGGCGAAGTAGGCCATTCGGGCCCGGACGTTCTCGGGGTCGTCGCGGATCGTCCGCAGCATCCGCTCAACCTCGTCGCGCAACTCCTTCGTGCGGCCGTCGAACAGACGGCGGAGCACGGCCGCCGCCTCGTCGTGCCGCAACCGGTCGTGGAGGGACTCGGACCAGACGACGCCGGCGACGGCGACCAGCGCCGCCGGTGCCGCCGGGTCGTCGGCCAGTGTGCGGAACTCGCGGTCGGCCCACTCGAAGGCACCCCACTTCAACAGGCTGGCTGCGGCTTCGTACCGCGCGTTCGCCGGATCGGTCGCCTTGCCCGCGGCGGCCGCCGCCTCGTCCGCCAGGGCGGCGGCCCGCTCGGCCCGGCCCCGGGCCTGCCAGGCGACTGCGCGGGCGTACGTGACGGACGGGTCGGGCTCGCGCTCCGCTCCCCGCTCCAGCTCGCGCTCCACGAGATCGACGGCCTCCGGCAGGCCCTGCTCGACCGCCCAGGAGAGGTTGTCGCTCGTGAACGAATCCTCGACCTGCGGGTCGCCGGCCCGTTCCCAGTCGCTGCGCAACAGGTGGTCGAACTCGCGGACCGCGTCGGCCTTGCGGTCGGCATCGATGAGCAGTGTGACGAGGCCGCGCCGCATGAGCCGTAGCGCGGCCGATTCCTGCGGCGTCCGCGCCGGCCCGGCGACGTCCGCGCCCGGATCACGGTGGCGTTCCTGCTCGAAGACGGCGAGGGTCGCGGCCGCCTCCTCGATCGCCGCCGTCCGCTGCTCAGGCGCGGCGGGATCGGTCGCTGCGACCAGCGCCCGCAGGAACCGCGCGGCCGGGCGTCGGCTGTCGGCCAGGCCGGCGGCGATCCGCGGCCGCAGGTGCGGCCAATAGGGATCTCCCGGCCGCCATTCTTGGACGAGCAGTGCCGCGGCGGTCAACGATCCCGATGGCGTGCGGTCGAGCCGCACGATCCGGGCGAGGGGCTCGATGCCGGCGTCGCCGTCGAGCCGCAGGAGCCGGTGCATGATCGGCCCGCGGGCATCCGGCTCGGCACGCACGAACTTCGCCAGTTCCGCGGCCGCCTCCGCCGGGTCGCTGGCGGAGACGGGCGAGATCCCCTCGACGAGTGCCCGTGCCCGCAGCGCGACCTCGAGGTCGACACTCGTCTCGGCCGCCGTCAGCAGCTCGTCGGCGACGGAAGTGCCGAGGGCCGCCAGCCGGGCGGCGGCCCGCTCGCGGACGGCGAAGTCCGCGTCGCCGAGCTGGCGGATGACGGCCGCGATCTCCTCCTTGGCGGGCAGCCCGCCGGCGGCAACGGCGTCGGCGCCTTGGTTCGCAGGGCCGGCCGGTTCGCCGCGGGCCGGAATCGCGGCCACGCCCGCAACCGCGAGCGCCAGGCCGCTGGCGACCCGGGCGAAACGGGCGAAGGTCGGCATGAGGGCAGGCTCCGGAGGCGGATCGATCGTCACACGACCGGCAGCCTGAAGACTACGCCCCGCCGCCGGCCCGGGGCAAGCAGCGGCCACCGGTCCGCCACGGTGCCAGCCGCGCCGGGCGGCGGTCTTCGCCCCTCGTCAGGTCGTCTCCGGTTCGATGCCGAGGTCGCGGATCGTCACCAACGACTCGAGGGGAATGCCCCGGGCCGCAAGCGCCGCGCGGCCCCCCGCCAGCCGGTCGATGACGACGACGACCCGCTCGACGACGAGGCCGAACTCCAGGGCCCGGTCGATGGCCACGAGCGACGAGCCGGCCGTGGTGACGACGTCCTCGACGATCACTACCCGCTGACCCGGCTCCACCGGCCCCTCGATGTACCGCTGCGTGCCATGATCCTTGGGCTCTTTGCGGACGAGGAACCCCTTGAGGGGAATATCCGCCACGCCGGCCATCGTCACGACGGCACTGGTGATCGGATCGGCGCCGATCGACATTCCGCCGACGGCATGGGGGAGCGGGCCGAGCGAGCGGAGCCGCTCGAGGATCGCCTGGCCGACGAGCATCGATCCGCGGGCATCGAGGACGACCTGCTTGGCGTCGAGGTAGAAGCTGGCCTCGCGACCCGAGGCGAGGCGGAACGTGCCGCGCTTCAGGGCCCGGGTGGCGATCATGTCGACGAGGTCGCGGATCGCGGGAGAAGCCGATGGGGATGCGCCGGTCATGCGACTGCCTGGAGGGGTGGAGACAGGAGGATGCGAGCCACGTGCGAGCCACACTGTATCGCAAGACGGCGCCGCGCCACCATCGGTGCCGCGGCGGGCATCTCAGCGGCCGAGCGGCAGGGCCGCGATCCGCTGGTCGATCTCGGCGAGCAGCCGCTGGGTCTCCGCGCCACCGAGGCCGCCGAACGTCGACTGCAGGTCGTCGCGGGAAATGCCCTCGGGGAGGTCGGCGAGCGGTGGGAGGAGATCGGCCACCGCCACGCCGCGGCCGATGCGGGCCTGAAAGGCGTGGGCTCCTTTCGTGGATCGCGTGGCCGCGGTCGCCAGCCGGATGCCCGCCTTGTTGGCCGCCATGTCGATGAACGAGAAGCCGCTGCCGCCGGGGGTCGAGTCCATGACCTCCTTGGCGAACCCCAGCGCCAGCGACCGCTGCTCGTCGGCGAGTACGGCCAGCGCGGCGCTGACCCAGAAATGCCGCGACAGGTCGGCCCGGCCGCCGAGGCGAATCCGCTGCCGGACCGCGGCCCGCGCGGGGGCCGCGTCGTCGTCGCGGTCGGCGCCGCCGACGCGCGTCACCGCGTCGTCGCCGAGGATCTTCCCGAGGGCGAGGATCGCCGCCCGGTTGGGGAGCACGGCGTCGGTCCCGTGCGAGTTGTCCTCGGCATAGGCGAAGGCGATCCGGAGCAGTTCCAAGAAACCCTCGTCGCCGTCGGGGACGTCCGCCGCCGTGCTGAGCAGGTGCCGCGCGGTGCCCTGCCAGGCCACGTTCAGGTCGGTGGGCACACGGGTCGCTGCGCCCCAGGCGGCCAGTCCCGAGACCACCGCGACGAGGGCGACGAGCGCGGCCCGGCTGCGCTGCAGGGCGAGGCCGGCCAGCGCTCCGAGCACCGCGCTTGCGAGGATGAAGACGAGCTGCTGCGGGATCGGCAGCGCGCCGAAGTTGATCCGCTTCGCCAGCAGGGCGAGGAGCGGCGCACCGGCGAGCACGCCGACGATCCGATATGGCGACCGCCATGCGGAGGCCGCGATGGCCAGCAGCACGCCCACGAATCCGACTCCCGCGGCACGGAGCAGGGCGGTCGTGAGGAACCGGGCCGCCGGGTCATCGAGGCCGGCGCCGGAGGCCGCCAGCCGCACGGCCCACTCCGGTGCGCCCAGCGGCCGCGGGTCGGGAAGCGTGCACAGCATCACGAGCCAGAGCACGAGTGCGCCACCCGCGATCCGCGGCAGCGCGAGGCGAACGCCGTCCAAGCCTGCCAGCACCATGATCGGTCTCCTGCGGCGCGGCCGCGGCCTGCCGCGCCCGTTGCCGCCGGAATCGAGGATACACCGTCGCCGGGCCTGCACACGGTGGACGGTGGAGGGGTTTGACCGCCGTTTTGACTCGCCGCGCCCCCCACCTAAAATTCGACGGTTCGTCCCGCCCCCCGGAACCGTCCGAATGCATCGCAGCCCGACGGCTTTCCTGCGGCTCGCCCGCCTCGCCCTGCTTCTCGCCTGCACGGTGCCGAGTTGGTCGCTGCCGGCTGGCGCGGCTCCGCCGACGGTGGTCGTGCCGGTCCGGCTGCCGATCACCGGGAGCCGGGACGAGCAGGTCGAGGGGGCGATCGTCCGCCGGCTCGACGCCCTGCGGGCGCAGGCGCCGGACCGCGGCGTGCTCATCCTCCGGTTCGACCCCGCGCAGGATGGCGAGGCGGCGGCGAGCGACTTCGGCCGGTCGGTCGAACTGGCGCGGTTTCTCTGTTCCGAACGGCTCTCCGGCGTGAAGACCGTCGCCTACCTGCCGGCGAGCGTCGCGGGCCATGCCGTGCTCCCGGTGCTGGCCTGCGAGGAGATCGTGATGGACCCGGAGGCGGTCCTCGGTCCGGCGAACGCAGCGGAGTCGTCGATCGACGCCACGACGCGGGCGGCCTACGCGCATGTCGCCGGCGTGCGGCGCACGGTGCCGGCGGCGGCCGCGGTGGCCCTGCTCGATCCCGATGCCCGGGTCGTGGTCGTGACCACGCAGGACGAGGGCGTGCAGGTCGTCGACGTGCGGGATCTGCCCGCGGTCCGCCGGCGCACCGCGGTCCTCGGAGAGCCGGAGCCGCTGCAGCCGGCGCCGCTGTCGCTTTCCGGTCGCCGCGCCCGGGAACTCGGCTTCGTCCGACTCCTCGCCCGGTCCCCGACGGAACTGGCGCAGGGCTTGGAACTCGACGTTCGTGCCGTGCAGGCCGCTCCGGCGATCGACGGCGGCTGGCGGCCGGTGCAGGTGGCCGTCAGCGGTCCGATCTCGGCCAGTGCCGTGGCCGGCGCCCGGTCGAAGATCGAGCGCGCGATCGCCGGTGGGGCAAACTTCATCTGCCTGCGGATCGACAGTCCCGGTGGCGCCCCCGAGCAGAGCCTCGTGCTCGCCGCATGGCTGGCGGGCCTCGATCCGGCCGCGGTGCGGACCGTTGCCTACGTGCCCAAGGAAGCCCGCAGCGATGCGGCGCTCGTGGCGCTGGCCTGTGACGAACTTGCCATCGCCCCCGCCGCGATCCTCGGCGGCGAGGGGGACGGCGTGGTCGACGAGCGCGGCGGGGAGGCGATCGCGGCGGCGTGGCGCGGGGCGGTCGCGAACCGTCGGGATCGATCGTGGTCGCTGCCCGTGGCCCTCGTCGTGCCGGGACTCGAGGTGCGGCGGGCGGAGCGGCAGGGGAGCGGCAGGGTCGATTTCTTCGGCAGGGCGGAACTGGCGGCGCGGGCCGACCGGGAGGCCTGGCAGCTCGGCCCGCCGGTCGGCACCGGGCCGATCCAGCTCAGCGGCCGCCGCGCGGAGGAACTCGGGCTGGCCGCGCACGTGGTCGACGACTTCGCGGCCCTGCGCAAGGCCTACGGGCTGGAGGGGCAGGTCGGCCTCGCCGAGCCGGGCTGGGCCGACCAGCTGCTGACGGCGCTGGCGAGCCCCGAGCTCGCCTGGCTGCTGCTGCTCGTTGGCGGCGCCGGGCTGTACCTCGAGCTCAAGACCCCCGGCGTCGGCCTCGGCGGCTTCGTGGCGATGGTGGCGTTCATCGTCTATTTCTGGAGCCAGCACCTGCACGGCACGTCCGGCTGGCTGGAGGTGATGCTGTTCCTGGCCGGGATCTTCTGCCTCGCGGTCGAGATCTTCGTGCTCCCCGGCGTCGGCGTGCTCGGGCTCGGCGGCGGCCTGCTCGTGATCGCCTCGATCGTGCTCGCCAGCCAGTCGTTCATCCTGCCCACCAACGACTACCAGATCCGGCAGATGCAGTGGTCGCTGCTCGGCATCCTCGGGGCCGGCATGGGCGTGGCGCTGATCGGCATGGCGCTGCGGCACGTGCTCCCCGCCACCCCGGTGCTCCGCGACGTGTTTCTCGCCCCGCCGCTGCCGCCGCCGGGTGACGACGGATTGCTCGGCGCGATGCTCGGCGCCGCGGGGGCGACCACCACGCGGCTGGCGCCCGCCGGCAAGGCGCGGATCGGGGGCGTGGTGCACGACGTCACGACCGACGGCGAACTGATCGAGCCCGGCATGCCGGTCCGCGTCATCGCGGTCCGGGGCCGGCGCATCGTCGTCAGGATGGCGTGAGCGATGGCCGCCCCGCTGTGGATCGCCCTCCTGCTGCTCGCCGGCCTGCTCGTCATGGCGCTCGAGGTGTTCGTTCCCTCGGGAGGCGTGCTCGGGTTCCTGAGCGCCGTGTCGCTCGTCGCCGCGGTGGCGATGGCCTTCATGACCCGTGGCGCGGCCGCGGGCGTCGCGGTGCTGGCCATCGTCTGCGGGGCCGTGCCCGCCGTGCTCGGCATGGCATTCCGGTTCTTTCCGCGCACGCCGCTCGGCCGACGGGTGCTGCCGCCGCCGCCGGCGCCGGACGACGTCGTGCCCGACGCCGACCGCCGCCGGTCGCTGCGTGGCCTCGTCGGCCGCGCGGGGCGGGCTGCCGCCGACATGCTGCCGTGGGGCGTCGTGTCGCTGGATGGCGCGATGCACGAGGCGGTGAGCGAGAGCGGCGTGATCGCCGCCGGCACGGTCGTCGAGGTGGTGGGCGTGCAGGGGGCCGCCCTCGTGGTGCGGCCGCGGGCCGCGACGCCGGCCGCAGCCGATCGGCCGGCTCCGGCTCCCGACCGGTCGGGCCCCCCGCCGGGGGGACCGAACCTCTCCGCGACGCTCGAAGATTTCGATTTCGAGGGGCTCGACCAGCCCGAAACTTGACCGGCGACCGTCCCCGAACGAGGCTTGCAGCGGGCCGTCACCCCGGGATCAACCCATGCTCCAGTACCTGCCGCTCGTCCTCATCATCCTTGGCATCCTCGTCTTTCTCGTCGGGTTCGCCTTCGTGGCCCGATACCTCCGGCTCTGGGTGCAGTCGTACGCCTCCAGCGCCGGCATCGGCCTGTTCGATCTCGTGGCGATGAGCTTCAAGAAGGTGAACCCCACGGTGATCGTCCGCAGCAAGATCATGGCCGTGCAGGCCGGCCTCGGCGACTCAAGCGGGGTCACCCGGCAGGCGCTCGAGGCCCACTACCTCGCCGGCGGCCGCGTCCCGCTCGTCGTCCAGGCGCTGATCGCGGCGCGGATGGCGCAGATCGAGGAGCTCGACTTCAAGCTCGCCGCCGCCATCGACCTCGCCGGCCGGAACGTCCGTGAGGCGGTGCAGACGAGCGTCTATCCGAAGGTCATCGACTGCCCGGGAAAGAACAGCGGCCGGGACTCGCTCGACGCCGTCGCCAAGAACGGCATCCAGCTCAAGGTCAAGGCCCGGGTCACGGTCCGCACGAACCTCAACCAGCTGATCGGCGGCGCCACCGAGGAGACGATCATCGCCCGCGTCGGCGAGGGGATCGTGTCGGCGATCGGCTCCTCCGAGCGGCACGCCGACGTCCTCGAGAACCCGGAGGTGATCTCGAAGACGGTGCTCGCCCGCCGGCTCGATGCCAACACGGCCTTCGAGATCGTGTCGATCGACATCGCCGGCATCGCCGTCGGGGCGAACATCGGCGCCCGGCTGCAGGCCGACCAGGCAGAGGCCGACACCCGTGTGGCCCGGGCCAACGCCGAGGGGCGCCGGGCAATGGCGGTGGCCCGCGAGCAGGAGATGATCGCCAGCATCGAGGAGGGTCGGTCCGGCCTCGTCGAGGCCGAGGCGGAGATCCCCCGCGCCGTGGCCGACTCGCTCGCCTCGGGCAAGCTCGGCATCTTCGATTATTTCAAGCTGCGGAACCTGCAGGCGGACACCGACATGCGCCGGTCGTTCGCGACGGGCGTTCCGCCGACGGCGGCGGCCGCCGCCTCGTGACCGGTCCTCGTCCCGACACGGGAGCAGCCTGACGCATGCACCAGTCGCCGCTTCTCCTCGCCGCCGGCTTCGACTGGCTGGAGGCGCTCGCCGGGTCGGCCTTCGTCATCATCTGGCTCATCTCCCAGGTGATCAACGTGTTTCGGGCGGCGGCCGGCCGGAAGGCGGCACCGACGCCACCCGCCCCGGAACGCCAGCCGCCGGCACGGGTCCGGCGGCCGGCGCGGCCGCGCGACGGCACGGACGCCCAGACCGACGTGGAGCGGCAGATCGAGGAGTTTCTGCGCGACCGCCGCGGCGGCCGAAGGCCCGACGATGCCGCTGCCGCCAGGCAGCAGCCGCCGCCGCTCCCCAAGCCGGCGCGGGCCGCGCCCGCCGCACCGCGGGCTGCTCCAGCCGCCGAGGTCTCCGGCAACGATGTCTCCCGGCATGTCGCCGACGCCTTCGCTCACCAGCTCGACCACCTCTCCCCCGGGCTGGCGGAGGCGGCGGCCAGGCCTGAGACGCGTCCGCAGCCGGCCAGCGCCGGGGCCGAACTTGGCGCGGCCCTGCGGTCGCCGGCCATGCTCCGGCAATTGTTCCTGCTGCGCGCGGTGCTCGATCGGCCGACGGAGCGCTGGTGACGTGACCGCCTCGCCGGCCTCCGCCGCCGCGGCCACGATGCCCGCACCCGCCCGGCCCGGCGGCACGCGGCTGGGCTGGATCGGCGCGGGCGTCATGGGCCGGTCGATGGCCGGCCGGCTGCTCGATGCCGGCTTCTCGGTCACCGTCTTCACGCGCCGCCGGGAGACGGCCGCGGGCCTGCTCTCGCGCGGCGCGACCTGGGCCGATTCGCCGGCGGCGGTCGCCGCCAGCAGCGACGTCGTGTTCACGATGGTCGGGCATCCGGCCGATGTCCGGGGCGTCGTGCTCGGCGCCGCCGGCGTGCTCGCCGGCCTCGCGCCCGGAGGCGTGCTCGTCGATCACACCACCAGTTCACCGGAGCTGGCGGTCGAGATCGACGCGCACGTGCGCGGGCGGGGCGGGTTCGCGCTCGACGCGCCCGTGTCGGGGGGCGACCGGGGCGCCCGCGAGGGAACGCTCACCGTGATGGTCGGCGGCTCCGCCGCCGTCAGCGGGGCCCTCGCCGCCTGCTGGCGGGCCGTGGCGGGCAAGGTCGTCGCCTGCGGTGGCCCCGGTGCCGGGCAGCGGACCAAGCTCGTCAACCAGATCGTCATCGCCTCGGGCATGATCGGCATCTGCGAGGCGCTCGTGTACGCGGTCCGCGCCGGGCTCGACCCGGAGACCACGCTCGTGGCGATCTCGTCGGGGGCCGCGGGAAGCTGGTCGCTGTCGAACCTGGCGCCGCGCATGCTCGCCGGCGACTTCGCGCCGGGCTTCATGGTGGAGCACTTCGTCAAGGACCTGCGGCTGGCGCTCGACGAGTGCCGGCGGCTGGCCATCGACCTGCCAGGACTGGCGCTCGCCGAAGCGCTCTATGCCCGGCTGCTCAAGCAGGGACACGGGCGGCTCGGCACGCAGGCCCTCGTGCTGGCGCTGGCAGCAGAGGCACGCTGTCACTGGCCCGCCGCCCAGCCGCCCCAGACCGCCTGAACGCCCGCCGCCGCCAGCGGCCGCACGGGCCTGTTTTTTTGCGATTTTCCCGCGCCGCAGTGGCTGGGAGCGCGAGCAAAAAAAAGCGGCTTGAGCGGTCCTGGCCCGTGCACTACAAGGGGGTCGGAGGGGCGGTTTCGGCCGCCCGGTTCCGGAGCGCGTAGACGAGGACGCCCAAGCCCCGTCTACGCGCTTTTTTTGAACCTCCGCCGTCCCCTGGCCCGGCATGCCGCGGGATCGGCGGAGGTCGCGATGGACGCGCGATGGACGCGCGATCACGGCATGCGGGATCCACGGATGGACGCGACGATGCGACCGCGGGCCGAAGGCTGTTGCGCCGGCCGCGCCGCGTGGCCAGCACGCATCCTCGTGATCGCGTTCGCGGTGCTCGTCACGATCCGCCCGGGGGCGACGGCCGAGCCTGCCGCCGCCGGCACCGCGTTGCTCCCCGTCACCGTCGCGGTGCGTGCGCCGCACGCCCTGCTGCGTGCCGGGCCCGGCGACGACTTTTATCCAACCGACCGAGTCGCCGCCGGCGCGCTGGTCGAGGTCTGGGCGATCGATGCCGGCGGGTATTGCGCCGTGCGACCTCAGCCGGGGAGTTTCAGTTGGCTGCGGTCCGTCGACGTCGTGGACGAGGCGGGCCGCGCGGCGGAGGGCCGGCCGCGCGGCTTCACCGGCGTGATCGTGACCGACGGCGTCGTGGCCCGCGTCGGTTCACGGCTCAACGACCTGCGGCACGTCGGCCAGGTGGCCCTCGAGGCGGGGGAACGCGTGGCCGTCATCGAGGAGATCACGATCCCGGCGGGCCGGCACGCCGGCACCTGGCTACGGATCGAGCCGCCGTCCGGCGAATTTCGCTGGGTGCGGGGCGAGGAGATCGAGCTGCCGCCGGAGTTGGCCAGCGACGCGGCGGCACCGGCCGGTCTCGGCCTCGCCGCGGCGAGCGAGGCGGTCGCCGCCTTTCGCGAGGCCGGCGGTGCGATCCGG
Proteins encoded in this region:
- the pyrE gene encoding orotate phosphoribosyltransferase, which codes for MTGASPSASPAIRDLVDMIATRALKRGTFRLASGREASFYLDAKQVVLDARGSMLVGQAILERLRSLGPLPHAVGGMSIGADPITSAVVTMAGVADIPLKGFLVRKEPKDHGTQRYIEGPVEPGQRVVIVEDVVTTAGSSLVAIDRALEFGLVVERVVVVIDRLAGGRAALAARGIPLESLVTIRDLGIEPETT
- a CDS encoding nodulation protein NfeD, whose product is MHRSPTAFLRLARLALLLACTVPSWSLPAGAAPPTVVVPVRLPITGSRDEQVEGAIVRRLDALRAQAPDRGVLILRFDPAQDGEAAASDFGRSVELARFLCSERLSGVKTVAYLPASVAGHAVLPVLACEEIVMDPEAVLGPANAAESSIDATTRAAYAHVAGVRRTVPAAAAVALLDPDARVVVVTTQDEGVQVVDVRDLPAVRRRTAVLGEPEPLQPAPLSLSGRRARELGFVRLLARSPTELAQGLELDVRAVQAAPAIDGGWRPVQVAVSGPISASAVAGARSKIERAIAGGANFICLRIDSPGGAPEQSLVLAAWLAGLDPAAVRTVAYVPKEARSDAALVALACDELAIAPAAILGGEGDGVVDERGGEAIAAAWRGAVANRRDRSWSLPVALVVPGLEVRRAERQGSGRVDFFGRAELAARADREAWQLGPPVGTGPIQLSGRRAEELGLAAHVVDDFAALRKAYGLEGQVGLAEPGWADQLLTALASPELAWLLLLVGGAGLYLELKTPGVGLGGFVAMVAFIVYFWSQHLHGTSGWLEVMLFLAGIFCLAVEIFVLPGVGVLGLGGGLLVIASIVLASQSFILPTNDYQIRQMQWSLLGILGAGMGVALIGMALRHVLPATPVLRDVFLAPPLPPPGDDGLLGAMLGAAGATTTRLAPAGKARIGGVVHDVTTDGELIEPGMPVRVIAVRGRRIVVRMA
- a CDS encoding UPF0365 protein; the encoded protein is MLQYLPLVLIILGILVFLVGFAFVARYLRLWVQSYASSAGIGLFDLVAMSFKKVNPTVIVRSKIMAVQAGLGDSSGVTRQALEAHYLAGGRVPLVVQALIAARMAQIEELDFKLAAAIDLAGRNVREAVQTSVYPKVIDCPGKNSGRDSLDAVAKNGIQLKVKARVTVRTNLNQLIGGATEETIIARVGEGIVSAIGSSERHADVLENPEVISKTVLARRLDANTAFEIVSIDIAGIAVGANIGARLQADQAEADTRVARANAEGRRAMAVAREQEMIASIEEGRSGLVEAEAEIPRAVADSLASGKLGIFDYFKLRNLQADTDMRRSFATGVPPTAAAAAS
- a CDS encoding 3-hydroxyisobutyrate dehydrogenase; this encodes MTASPASAAAATMPAPARPGGTRLGWIGAGVMGRSMAGRLLDAGFSVTVFTRRRETAAGLLSRGATWADSPAAVAASSDVVFTMVGHPADVRGVVLGAAGVLAGLAPGGVLVDHTTSSPELAVEIDAHVRGRGGFALDAPVSGGDRGAREGTLTVMVGGSAAVSGALAACWRAVAGKVVACGGPGAGQRTKLVNQIVIASGMIGICEALVYAVRAGLDPETTLVAISSGAAGSWSLSNLAPRMLAGDFAPGFMVEHFVKDLRLALDECRRLAIDLPGLALAEALYARLLKQGHGRLGTQALVLALAAEARCHWPAAQPPQTA